In Synechococcus sp. UW69, the following are encoded in one genomic region:
- a CDS encoding putative quinol monooxygenase, with product MLLARIYVKQGCVDAYLELARATDTAVQASEPGMIHHTFNQDPDDPQAFVWSEVYANDEAFSTHVSNPPVQEYLKKHAELGDGFSIEVYGTVGNACRTLMESFGLPLKIFETRLGYSRV from the coding sequence ATGCTTTTGGCTCGCATTTACGTCAAACAAGGATGCGTGGACGCCTATTTAGAACTGGCACGAGCCACCGACACAGCCGTTCAGGCCTCTGAACCGGGGATGATCCACCACACCTTTAATCAAGATCCCGATGATCCACAAGCATTTGTTTGGTCCGAGGTTTACGCCAACGATGAAGCCTTCAGCACCCATGTCTCCAATCCTCCAGTCCAGGAGTACCTGAAAAAGCATGCTGAACTTGGTGATGGCTTCAGCATTGAGGTGTACGGCACGGTCGGCAATGCGTGCCGCACCCTGATGGAGTCCTTCGGATTACCACTCAAAATTTTCGAAACCAGGCTGGGGTATAGCAGGGTCTAG
- a CDS encoding phytanoyl-CoA dioxygenase family protein has protein sequence MIRPKEQKSVLGKLGWRLCKSALPKHLIQSVKRELSELMADLGAPKKGLCCHRIDQQAKVFSNDISSFQILLQKNLHKLSSVYELALSQEIKDALSTNTGWEEIELSPIHNIRVKYPSKYGITPFTTVPWHQDYGATDPRQSDLEIVTAWIPLTCSKPYNGGLEILPRSTKLGWIEHRRGDRGPAAKEELMEKALKEHGDLQPVKVVASPGDIILFDQYTLHRSLINSSNQIRWSIDMRYISKGSESGRPGLWSKNPTVGNFVDDEVMRLIKQRQDSMDNPNVTIKKRVDFN, from the coding sequence ATGATTAGGCCAAAAGAGCAAAAATCAGTCCTGGGAAAACTTGGCTGGCGACTTTGCAAAAGCGCACTTCCCAAGCATCTGATTCAGTCAGTCAAAAGAGAATTATCCGAATTAATGGCAGACTTAGGCGCCCCTAAGAAGGGCTTATGTTGTCACAGAATTGACCAGCAAGCAAAAGTATTCTCGAATGACATCTCAAGCTTTCAGATTTTACTGCAAAAGAACTTGCACAAGCTTTCATCTGTATATGAGCTTGCTTTATCACAAGAAATAAAAGATGCACTCTCAACCAATACGGGCTGGGAGGAAATTGAGCTAAGCCCAATTCATAACATAAGAGTTAAATATCCCAGTAAATATGGAATTACTCCCTTTACCACTGTCCCTTGGCATCAGGACTATGGAGCGACCGATCCGAGACAATCTGACCTTGAAATCGTGACTGCGTGGATTCCGCTGACCTGCTCAAAACCGTACAACGGGGGGCTTGAAATACTTCCACGAAGTACAAAATTAGGATGGATCGAACATCGGCGAGGAGACCGCGGGCCAGCAGCAAAGGAAGAGCTAATGGAAAAAGCTCTAAAAGAACACGGTGACTTGCAACCCGTAAAGGTAGTTGCAAGCCCTGGTGACATAATTTTGTTTGATCAATACACCCTTCACCGCAGTCTTATAAACTCGAGCAACCAAATAAGGTGGTCTATAGACATGCGATACATATCAAAAGGATCAGAATCGGGGCGGCCCGGATTATGGTCGAAAAATCCTACCGTGGGTAATTTTGTCGACGACGAAGTCATGCGATTGATAAAGCAAAGGCAAGATTCAATGGACAACCCAAACGTAACCATAAAGAAACGTGTTGACTTTAATTAA
- a CDS encoding metal-binding protein: MATGRRHDQSIWILSLPLGIAVGLVLGLQAAVFATASCLAGGLWLSPDLDTRSNALRRWGALGFLWWPYRRLIPHRSLWSHGPVLGTSVRLGVLLTWCLVVTLAVPTLSPSMLLADLQELIRHHPHEFTGLVVGLEGSAWIHLILDGDPWPQEWSKKRQQ, encoded by the coding sequence TTGGCAACGGGTCGCCGCCACGACCAAAGCATCTGGATCCTGAGCCTCCCGCTCGGAATCGCTGTTGGGTTGGTGCTGGGACTGCAAGCAGCAGTGTTCGCCACAGCGAGCTGTCTGGCTGGTGGGCTCTGGCTTTCCCCCGATCTTGATACGCGGTCAAACGCGCTGCGGCGTTGGGGAGCCCTCGGATTTCTCTGGTGGCCGTACCGACGTCTGATCCCCCATCGCTCGCTCTGGTCCCATGGTCCAGTACTTGGAACAAGCGTGCGACTGGGCGTGCTGCTGACCTGGTGCCTTGTTGTCACCCTTGCTGTTCCGACACTCTCGCCATCGATGCTCCTGGCGGACCTTCAGGAGCTGATACGCCACCACCCGCATGAGTTCACCGGACTGGTGGTGGGGCTGGAGGGCAGCGCATGGATCCATCTGATCCTCGACGGCGACCCCTGGCCCCAGGAATGGTCCAAAAAACGACAGCAGTGA
- the mazG gene encoding nucleoside triphosphate pyrophosphohydrolase: MANAPSDALQRLIEVVAQLRDPTTGCPWDLEQTHASLVPYVLEEAHEVADAIRHGDVNHLREELGDLLLQVVLHAQIAGEEQRFDLDAIAHGISDKLIRRHPHVFGDAEASSSDDVPRSWDAIKRQEQAEALADSTSPLSDQLRGKVRGLPALAGAMTISKKAAKAGFEWDDMDGVWDKVHEELDELKEAVASGDRNHAQEELGDVLFTLVNVARWCAIEPEEGLAGTNRRFLDRFSRVETALGGDLQGRSIHELETLWKQAKAAIRAEQSSTS, from the coding sequence ATGGCCAACGCTCCATCTGATGCGCTGCAGCGACTGATCGAGGTCGTGGCACAACTCAGAGATCCAACAACGGGCTGTCCTTGGGACCTGGAACAAACCCATGCGTCCTTGGTGCCCTACGTGTTGGAGGAGGCCCACGAGGTGGCTGATGCCATCCGTCATGGTGATGTCAACCACCTGAGGGAAGAACTCGGCGACCTTCTGCTGCAAGTGGTGCTGCATGCACAGATCGCTGGGGAGGAGCAACGGTTCGATCTCGATGCGATTGCCCATGGCATCAGCGACAAGCTGATCCGCCGTCACCCCCATGTGTTTGGCGATGCCGAGGCCTCCAGCAGTGACGACGTTCCGCGCAGCTGGGACGCCATCAAGAGGCAGGAGCAAGCCGAAGCCCTGGCTGACTCAACCAGCCCCCTCAGCGACCAGCTCAGAGGCAAGGTGCGTGGGCTGCCGGCCCTCGCTGGAGCGATGACCATCTCCAAGAAAGCTGCCAAGGCCGGCTTCGAATGGGATGACATGGACGGCGTCTGGGACAAGGTCCATGAAGAGCTTGATGAACTCAAGGAAGCGGTAGCCAGTGGCGATCGGAACCACGCCCAAGAGGAACTGGGCGATGTGCTGTTCACGCTCGTGAACGTGGCCCGTTGGTGCGCGATCGAACCCGAAGAGGGCCTCGCTGGCACCAACCGGCGCTTCCTCGATCGCTTTTCCCGCGTTGAGACCGCTCTGGGTGGGGATCTGCAGGGACGCAGCATCCACGAACTCGAGACCCTGTGGAAACAGGCCAAAGCAGCCATCAGGGCTGAACAGTCTTCGACGTCCTGA
- the arfB gene encoding alternative ribosome rescue aminoacyl-tRNA hydrolase ArfB, whose product MQDLVVNERLTIPSRDLRWRFSRSSGPGGQGVNTTDSRVELALDVENCTCLGPFRRARLVEHFQTKLVEGCLRVVVAEERSQWQNRQKALHRMAELLREGLQPPPRARKSTRPGRGAVKRRLDTKKKRGDLKRQRRSRPSMDD is encoded by the coding sequence ATGCAAGACCTGGTGGTGAATGAGCGGTTGACCATTCCATCCAGGGATCTGCGCTGGCGGTTTAGCCGCTCATCCGGTCCAGGAGGGCAGGGGGTCAACACCACCGATTCCCGTGTGGAGTTGGCACTGGATGTGGAGAACTGCACTTGCCTTGGTCCGTTTCGCCGAGCCCGACTGGTGGAACATTTTCAGACAAAGTTGGTGGAGGGCTGTCTGCGAGTTGTGGTCGCTGAAGAACGCTCCCAATGGCAGAACCGTCAGAAGGCATTGCATCGCATGGCGGAGCTTCTGCGGGAGGGCTTGCAGCCGCCGCCGCGCGCGCGCAAATCAACTCGGCCTGGCCGCGGTGCGGTGAAGCGGCGTTTGGATACGAAGAAAAAGCGTGGTGACCTCAAGCGTCAACGGCGAAGCCGGCCATCCATGGACGATTAA
- the speE gene encoding polyamine aminopropyltransferase, which produces MSSWIDEEHRGVRYGLKGEVLVEESSPFQRISVIRSERYGRGLLLDGCWMTAEQQERHYHEALVHPALCSASSIERILVIGGGDGGTARECLRHPGVQRLDMVEIDGRVVDLSREHLPEIGGSAWADPRFQLTVGDGIAWAAEADDQSYDVVLVDGSDPAGPAEGLFNRAFFDNCRRLLKPGGVFGTQSESPEAFRDVHIAMIRLLREVFDHADPLYGWVPMYPSGWWSWTFASMGTPRYRTPDPERTNAIAAGCEIWSPRWQRGGMDAMPAFIERELQS; this is translated from the coding sequence ATGAGCAGCTGGATTGATGAAGAACACCGCGGCGTCCGCTACGGATTAAAGGGAGAGGTTCTGGTCGAGGAGAGCAGTCCGTTCCAGCGGATCAGCGTGATTCGCAGTGAGCGCTACGGGCGGGGGCTGCTGCTAGATGGCTGCTGGATGACAGCGGAGCAGCAGGAGCGCCACTACCACGAGGCCTTGGTGCACCCAGCGCTATGCAGTGCCAGCTCGATTGAGCGAATCCTGGTGATCGGCGGGGGAGACGGCGGCACCGCCCGGGAGTGCCTGCGCCATCCAGGGGTCCAGCGGCTGGACATGGTGGAAATCGACGGGCGGGTGGTGGACCTCAGCCGAGAACACCTCCCCGAGATCGGTGGATCCGCCTGGGCCGATCCGCGGTTCCAGCTCACGGTGGGGGATGGCATCGCCTGGGCCGCTGAGGCTGACGACCAGAGCTATGACGTTGTCTTGGTGGATGGCTCTGACCCCGCCGGACCCGCCGAAGGCCTGTTCAATCGCGCTTTCTTCGACAACTGCCGACGCCTGCTCAAGCCCGGCGGGGTGTTCGGCACACAGAGCGAGTCTCCAGAAGCCTTCCGTGATGTCCACATCGCCATGATCCGGCTGTTGCGCGAGGTGTTTGACCACGCCGACCCGCTTTATGGCTGGGTGCCGATGTACCCCAGCGGCTGGTGGAGCTGGACCTTCGCCTCAATGGGAACCCCCCGCTACCGCACTCCCGATCCCGAGCGCACCAACGCCATCGCCGCAGGCTGTGAAATCTGGTCACCGCGCTGGCAGCGGGGGGGCATGGATGCCATGCCCGCCTTCATCGAACGGGAGTTGCAGTCATGA
- the speB gene encoding agmatinase — MTSITPSGLLDSLFDGLFDSDGTIFMGSRRDPAGCRVGIFGVPYDGTTSFRPGTRFGPAAIREVSTGLETYCPQLDLDLDDLDFADLGAVDIPFGNPEPVLTKVKQATEAVLALNLKPLMLGGEHSISSGAVEAVAQHHPDLVLVQLDAHADLRDTWLGARHSHACAMRRCLDILPSQTLFQLSIRSGTREEFNELHGSGRLIPNIDALQQALSPLRGRPLYLTVDLDWFDPSVLPGTGTPEPGGYHWSDFTSLVKVLREHHLVAADVVELAPQLDTSGISSVMAAKVTRSLLLLLGADQ, encoded by the coding sequence ATGACTTCAATCACGCCGAGCGGGCTGTTGGACAGTTTGTTTGACGGTTTGTTTGACAGCGACGGAACCATTTTCATGGGCTCCCGACGCGACCCTGCCGGCTGCCGCGTCGGCATCTTTGGTGTCCCGTACGACGGCACCACCTCCTTTCGCCCGGGCACCCGCTTCGGACCCGCCGCCATTCGGGAGGTCAGCACTGGCCTGGAGACCTATTGCCCGCAACTCGACCTGGATCTCGATGATCTCGACTTTGCGGATCTTGGTGCCGTTGACATTCCCTTCGGCAACCCTGAGCCCGTTCTGACCAAGGTGAAGCAGGCGACCGAAGCCGTGCTTGCTCTGAACCTCAAGCCCCTGATGCTGGGAGGGGAGCATTCGATCAGCTCCGGAGCAGTGGAGGCCGTTGCCCAACACCACCCCGACCTGGTGCTGGTGCAGCTGGATGCCCATGCAGATCTCAGGGACACCTGGCTGGGGGCGCGCCACAGCCATGCCTGCGCCATGCGCCGCTGTTTGGACATCCTTCCAAGCCAGACGCTGTTTCAACTCTCGATCCGCAGTGGAACGCGGGAGGAATTCAACGAACTGCATGGGAGCGGACGGCTGATACCAAACATCGATGCCCTTCAACAGGCGCTCTCTCCCTTAAGGGGAAGGCCCCTGTACCTCACCGTCGACCTGGACTGGTTCGATCCCTCCGTTCTTCCTGGAACTGGTACACCCGAACCCGGCGGTTACCACTGGTCTGATTTCACCAGCCTTGTGAAGGTCCTCCGAGAGCATCATCTGGTGGCTGCCGATGTTGTGGAACTGGCCCCACAACTCGACACCAGTGGCATCAGCTCCGTAATGGCCGCCAAGGTGACCCGCAGCCTTCTGCTCCTCCTAGGAGCCGATCAATAG
- a CDS encoding cyclic nucleotide-binding domain-containing protein, with amino-acid sequence MSASAPLTPLELIQEQPEVDRLMLPTGTTVFRAGEPVQFIHVIERGWMELSSGPLNRIRFGRGELFFYEDLVDPTECHSRDATAVTPVSLFRLSRSNFLTLIHRHPTLALQLLSKQHSRLRQQRVDARHFY; translated from the coding sequence TTGTCTGCCTCAGCTCCGCTGACTCCTTTGGAACTCATCCAGGAACAGCCTGAGGTGGATCGCCTGATGTTGCCGACCGGCACAACCGTCTTCCGAGCAGGGGAGCCTGTGCAGTTCATTCATGTTATTGAACGTGGATGGATGGAACTGAGCAGTGGTCCGTTGAACCGCATTCGGTTTGGTCGCGGTGAATTGTTTTTCTATGAGGATCTGGTGGATCCCACCGAGTGTCACAGCCGTGATGCCACGGCTGTGACACCGGTTTCGCTGTTCCGCCTCAGTCGTTCCAACTTTCTGACGCTCATCCACCGGCACCCAACACTGGCGCTGCAACTGCTCAGCAAGCAACACAGCCGTTTGCGGCAGCAGCGGGTTGATGCGCGCCACTTCTATTGA
- the gcvT gene encoding glycine cleavage system aminomethyltransferase GcvT, giving the protein MSLQRTPLFEHCRSVGGRMVPFAGWEMPVQFSGLIQEHKAVRERVGMFDISHMGVLRLEGANPKDALQRLIPSDLHRIGPGEACYSVLLNERGGIRDDLIVYDCGAIDAERGALVLVINAACADSDTAWIRDQMEPAGLTVTDIKNGGVLLALQGPEAMPLLQELSGEDLSGLPRFGHRMLNLNGLSQPVFSARTGYTGEDGAELLLNAEDGQKFWQLLLDRGVTPCGLGARDTLRLEAAMHLYGQDMTDETNPFEAGLGWLVHLEMPMDFVGRQALEQAAESGPAKRLVGLKLQGRAIARHDYPVMHNGETVGIVTSGTWSPTLEEPIALAYVPQSLAKVGTELSVEIRGKAQPATVVRKPFYKRA; this is encoded by the coding sequence ATGTCTCTGCAGCGCACTCCCCTATTCGAGCACTGCCGCAGTGTTGGTGGCCGCATGGTGCCGTTTGCCGGCTGGGAGATGCCGGTTCAATTCAGCGGCCTCATCCAAGAACACAAGGCCGTTCGCGAACGGGTCGGCATGTTCGACATCTCCCACATGGGGGTGCTGCGCCTCGAAGGTGCCAATCCCAAGGATGCGCTGCAACGGCTCATCCCCAGCGATCTGCATCGCATCGGTCCCGGCGAAGCCTGCTACTCCGTTCTGCTGAACGAACGCGGCGGCATTCGCGACGACCTCATCGTTTACGACTGCGGCGCCATCGATGCTGAGCGGGGTGCGTTGGTGCTGGTGATCAATGCCGCCTGCGCCGACAGCGATACCGCCTGGATCCGTGACCAGATGGAACCTGCTGGCCTGACGGTGACTGACATCAAAAACGGAGGGGTGCTGCTCGCGCTTCAGGGACCTGAGGCCATGCCATTGCTGCAGGAACTGAGCGGCGAAGACCTCAGCGGCCTGCCCCGCTTTGGCCACCGGATGCTCAACCTCAACGGCCTAAGCCAACCGGTGTTCAGTGCTCGCACCGGTTACACCGGCGAAGACGGTGCAGAGCTGCTGCTCAACGCCGAGGACGGACAAAAGTTCTGGCAGCTTCTGTTGGATCGCGGCGTTACCCCCTGCGGCCTGGGAGCACGGGACACCTTGCGCCTGGAGGCCGCCATGCACCTTTACGGCCAGGACATGACCGACGAAACCAACCCCTTCGAGGCAGGGTTGGGTTGGCTCGTGCACCTCGAAATGCCCATGGATTTTGTGGGCCGACAGGCTCTGGAGCAGGCGGCGGAATCCGGCCCCGCCAAACGCCTGGTGGGCCTCAAGCTTCAGGGTCGTGCGATCGCCCGCCACGACTACCCCGTCATGCACAACGGGGAGACGGTCGGGATCGTCACGAGTGGAACCTGGTCGCCCACCCTGGAAGAACCGATCGCCCTGGCCTACGTACCCCAATCCCTCGCCAAGGTCGGTACTGAACTGAGTGTTGAGATCCGCGGCAAGGCCCAACCGGCAACGGTTGTTCGCAAGCCCTTCTACAAACGAGCCTGA
- the aspS gene encoding aspartate--tRNA ligase: MRSNGCGDLREQNIDQQVQLCGWVDRRRDHGGVIFIDLRDRSGTVQITVDPDLGADAFAVAEHLRSETVLQVEGKVRARPDESLNDKLATGAVEVLANGITVLNSVKGNLPFPVSVHDEENTREELRLRHRYLDLRRTRMNDNLRLRAQTIQAARRFLENEGFIEVETPVLTRSTPEGARDYVLPSRVCGGEWFALPQSPQLFKQLLMVGGIERYYQVARCFRDEDLRADRQPEFTQLDIEMSFMDQEQILKLNESLICAIWKAVKGIELPRPFPRMTWHDAMERYGTDRPDTRYGMELTNVSDIVKDMGFKVFSGAVKSGGAVKCIAVPGGNDAISNVRIKPGGDVFSEAQKAGAGGLAFIRVRDGGEIDTIGAIKDNLSDEQKQELLSRSGAEPGTLLLFGAGDTATVNKALDRVRQYLAKELGMVKAERDNDQWNFLWVVDFPMFEFNSDENRYEALHHPFCAPNAEDLGSDASQWADTLPGARAQAYDLVLNGLELGGGSLRIHDSALQRQVLQTVGLPLEEAQEQFGFLMDALDVGAPPHGGLAFGVDRMVMLLAGEESIRDTIAFPKTQQARCLMTNAPGGVADKQLEELHVASTWVEPDQED, encoded by the coding sequence ATGCGCAGCAACGGTTGCGGTGACCTGCGCGAACAGAACATCGATCAGCAGGTGCAACTGTGCGGCTGGGTGGATCGACGCCGTGATCACGGTGGGGTGATCTTCATCGACCTGCGGGACCGCAGCGGCACGGTGCAGATCACGGTGGACCCGGATCTGGGGGCCGACGCCTTCGCCGTCGCCGAGCATCTACGCAGCGAAACCGTGCTGCAGGTTGAAGGAAAAGTTCGAGCCCGCCCCGACGAATCCCTGAACGACAAGCTGGCCACCGGGGCTGTGGAAGTGCTGGCCAACGGCATCACCGTGCTGAACAGCGTGAAGGGGAATCTGCCGTTCCCGGTGTCCGTGCACGACGAGGAGAACACCCGCGAGGAACTGCGGCTTCGGCACCGCTATCTGGATCTGCGCCGGACGCGCATGAACGACAACCTGCGGCTTCGGGCCCAGACGATCCAGGCCGCCCGTCGTTTCCTGGAAAACGAAGGCTTCATCGAGGTGGAAACACCGGTGCTCACCCGCTCCACACCCGAAGGCGCCCGCGACTACGTGCTGCCCAGCCGAGTCTGCGGCGGTGAATGGTTCGCACTGCCCCAGTCACCCCAGCTGTTCAAACAGTTGTTGATGGTGGGCGGCATTGAGCGCTACTACCAGGTGGCCCGCTGTTTCCGCGACGAGGATCTGCGCGCTGACCGCCAGCCGGAATTCACCCAGCTGGACATCGAGATGAGCTTCATGGATCAGGAGCAGATCCTGAAGCTGAACGAATCGCTGATCTGCGCCATCTGGAAGGCCGTGAAGGGCATCGAGCTGCCTCGTCCCTTCCCCCGCATGACCTGGCATGACGCCATGGAGCGCTACGGCACCGACCGGCCCGACACCCGCTATGGCATGGAGCTCACCAACGTCAGCGACATCGTCAAGGACATGGGCTTCAAGGTATTCAGCGGTGCCGTCAAGTCCGGCGGCGCGGTGAAGTGCATCGCCGTCCCCGGCGGCAATGACGCCATCTCCAACGTGCGGATCAAGCCCGGCGGCGATGTGTTCAGCGAAGCTCAGAAAGCCGGTGCCGGTGGCTTGGCCTTCATCCGGGTGCGCGATGGCGGGGAGATCGACACGATCGGTGCGATCAAGGACAACCTCAGTGACGAGCAGAAGCAGGAGCTGCTCAGCCGCAGCGGCGCAGAACCCGGCACGCTGCTGCTGTTCGGCGCCGGCGACACCGCCACGGTGAACAAGGCCCTGGATCGCGTCCGCCAGTACCTGGCCAAGGAGCTGGGCATGGTCAAGGCCGAGCGCGACAACGACCAGTGGAACTTCCTCTGGGTGGTGGACTTCCCGATGTTCGAGTTCAACAGCGACGAGAACCGCTACGAGGCGCTGCATCACCCCTTCTGCGCTCCCAACGCCGAAGACCTCGGCAGCGATGCGTCGCAATGGGCTGACACCCTCCCGGGTGCTCGGGCCCAGGCCTACGACCTCGTTCTCAATGGTTTGGAGCTCGGGGGTGGATCCCTGCGGATCCACGACTCCGCCCTGCAGCGCCAGGTGCTGCAGACCGTTGGCCTACCACTCGAGGAAGCCCAGGAGCAGTTCGGCTTCTTGATGGATGCTCTCGATGTGGGCGCACCTCCCCACGGCGGCCTGGCCTTCGGTGTGGACCGCATGGTGATGCTGCTGGCCGGCGAGGAATCGATTCGCGACACGATCGCCTTCCCCAAGACCCAGCAAGCCCGCTGCCTGATGACCAATGCCCCTGGTGGCGTAGCCGACAAGCAGCTGGAGGAACTGCATGTGGCCAGCACCTGGGTGGAGCCCGACCAGGAGGACTGA
- a CDS encoding RpoD/SigA family RNA polymerase sigma factor, translated as MPSKPRRTGGTRERRSSGTTDLLRLYLQDIGRVDLLTNEEEVMLARLVQRREALLHQQRDLAESHAAIGELHRLEELQRREANQHSHWPTKQEWARAAGLPLPELQQRIDMGYQVWAEQAQLEAKDLRVALRNGRRAKDHMIQANLRLVVAVAKKYQQRGMELLDLVQEGTLGLERAVEKFDPTRGFRFSTYAYWWIRQGITRAIATQSRTIRLPVHVTEKLNRIKRVQQEIASNEGRIASIADLSRELGISEDTVRQTLARVPRSVSLDTRVGREQDTQLGDLIEDGHATPEQTLTHDELHNDLEHLLDELTSREAAVLRRRFGLEDDTPQTLAQIGEELKLSRERVRQIETRALLKLRQPQRRSKVRDYIQGLDS; from the coding sequence TTGCCCAGTAAGCCCCGACGGACAGGGGGAACCCGTGAGCGCCGCAGCAGCGGCACGACGGATCTGCTGCGGCTTTATCTCCAGGACATTGGCCGCGTCGACCTTCTCACCAACGAAGAGGAGGTGATGCTGGCGCGTCTGGTGCAACGCCGCGAAGCCCTACTGCACCAGCAAAGGGATCTGGCCGAAAGCCATGCGGCCATCGGGGAACTGCATCGTCTCGAAGAACTGCAACGCCGCGAAGCGAACCAGCACAGCCACTGGCCGACCAAGCAGGAATGGGCCCGGGCGGCCGGACTGCCCTTGCCCGAGTTGCAGCAGCGAATCGACATGGGCTACCAGGTCTGGGCTGAGCAGGCACAACTGGAGGCCAAAGACCTGAGAGTTGCCCTCCGCAACGGTCGGCGGGCCAAAGACCACATGATTCAGGCCAACCTGCGGCTTGTGGTGGCGGTGGCCAAGAAATATCAGCAGCGGGGCATGGAACTCCTGGACCTTGTGCAGGAAGGGACACTCGGGCTGGAACGGGCGGTGGAAAAGTTCGATCCCACCCGTGGCTTTCGCTTCAGCACTTACGCCTACTGGTGGATCCGTCAGGGGATCACCAGGGCCATCGCCACCCAGAGCCGCACCATTCGTTTGCCCGTCCACGTCACCGAAAAACTGAACCGGATCAAGCGGGTTCAGCAAGAAATTGCGAGCAACGAAGGACGCATCGCCTCCATCGCGGATCTGTCGAGAGAGCTCGGCATCAGTGAGGACACCGTGCGCCAGACCCTGGCCCGGGTGCCCCGCTCGGTCTCTCTGGACACCCGCGTCGGCCGCGAACAGGACACCCAGCTCGGGGATCTAATCGAAGACGGTCATGCCACCCCTGAGCAGACCCTCACCCATGACGAACTCCACAACGATCTGGAACATCTCTTGGATGAACTCACCAGTCGGGAAGCCGCTGTGCTGCGCCGCCGCTTTGGGCTGGAGGACGACACGCCCCAAACGCTGGCCCAGATCGGAGAAGAACTGAAACTATCCCGGGAGCGCGTTCGTCAGATCGAAACCCGCGCCTTGCTCAAACTGCGACAACCCCAACGACGCAGCAAAGTCCGCGATTACATCCAGGGCCTGGATTCGTAA
- a CDS encoding Dps family protein, producing the protein MRKPKAHLSPPLQGHGDGLGRLLADTYLLYGKTHGFHLNVTGPMFNTVHLMFMEQYTELWTALDEIAERIRALGLMAPHGGSTLAALSSITEAEQNPAALDVVRELVAGHEAVARTARSVFALADAADDQPSADLLTQRLQVHEKTAWMLRSLLDS; encoded by the coding sequence ATTCGTAAACCCAAAGCCCATCTGTCCCCACCACTCCAGGGACATGGAGATGGACTCGGCCGGCTTTTGGCGGATACCTATTTGCTGTACGGAAAAACCCATGGCTTTCACTTGAATGTCACTGGGCCGATGTTCAACACGGTGCACCTGATGTTCATGGAGCAATACACCGAGCTTTGGACAGCGCTGGATGAGATTGCCGAACGGATCCGAGCCCTTGGCCTGATGGCCCCCCATGGCGGCAGCACCCTTGCGGCCTTGTCATCCATCACTGAAGCCGAGCAAAATCCAGCTGCCTTGGACGTGGTGCGAGAGCTGGTGGCGGGCCATGAAGCGGTGGCACGAACAGCGCGCAGTGTTTTCGCTCTAGCTGACGCGGCAGACGACCAACCCAGTGCAGACCTTTTGACCCAACGCCTCCAGGTGCATGAAAAAACCGCCTGGATGCTGCGGAGTTTGCTCGACAGTTAG